The following proteins are co-located in the Pseudomonas synxantha genome:
- a CDS encoding FadR/GntR family transcriptional regulator, with product MDHQPPKPRKSQHAQIVQDLGMHIVSGRFKPEERLPMEATLCEEYQVSRSVLREATRVLSAKGLVYSKPRVGAVVRPRLKWHLLDPDVLSWLMQSTPHSEFFNTLAGVRRILEPEIAAMAATTATDEDIATIEQAYQGMETAQTHEQLLQADLDFHRAIADATRNDLLAYMCNMLSLPLRESINITNRRPDIQGLSLPRHKAILTAIQNRDALGARHASLVQLDDTRVALDTVMNVLTPL from the coding sequence ATGGATCACCAGCCGCCCAAGCCGCGCAAGAGCCAGCATGCCCAGATCGTCCAGGACTTGGGCATGCACATCGTTTCCGGTCGCTTCAAGCCTGAAGAACGGTTGCCCATGGAAGCCACGCTGTGCGAGGAATACCAGGTCAGCCGCTCGGTATTGCGCGAGGCGACGCGGGTGCTGAGCGCCAAGGGCCTGGTGTATTCCAAGCCGCGGGTGGGCGCGGTGGTGCGGCCGCGCTTGAAATGGCACCTGCTCGACCCGGACGTGCTGTCCTGGTTGATGCAGTCCACACCCCACAGCGAGTTCTTCAACACCCTGGCCGGGGTGCGTCGTATCCTGGAGCCGGAAATCGCCGCCATGGCCGCGACCACCGCTACCGATGAAGACATCGCTACCATCGAACAAGCCTATCAGGGCATGGAAACCGCGCAGACCCACGAACAGCTGTTGCAGGCCGACCTGGACTTCCACCGCGCGATTGCCGACGCCACTCGCAACGACCTGCTCGCCTATATGTGCAACATGCTTTCACTGCCGTTGCGCGAGTCGATCAACATCACCAACCGCCGTCCGGATATCCAGGGTTTGAGCCTGCCCCGGCACAAGGCGATCCTTACCGCGATCCAGAACCGCGACGCCCTGGGTGCGCGGCACGCCTCGCTGGTGCAACTGGATGACACACGGGTGGCGCTGGATACGGTGATGAATGTGCTGACGCCGTTGTAA
- the araD1 gene encoding AraD1 family protein, with translation MRLVQFELGNGERRVGVVEGNTLREVQGAHSVRELALAAIKAGTGLAQQVQGLGLGDSHDYAALLAELKILPPLDHPDPAHMLISGTGLTHLGSASARDKMHQQAGDDSAMTDTMRIFKWGVEGGKPAAGQAGVQPEWFYKGDGSIVVRPGAAFPVPPFAEDAGEEPEIGGLYVIGHDRKPYRLGFAVGNEFSDHVMERKNYLYLAHSKLRSCSYGPELRVGELPQHLAGSSRILRNGEEIWRNEFLSGEANMCHSLENLEYHHFKYSQFLKPGDVHIHFFGTATLSFADGIRTQPGDVFEISQAEFGAPLINGIGSSDAAFEPGQVTPL, from the coding sequence ATGCGTCTAGTTCAGTTCGAATTGGGTAACGGGGAGCGCCGCGTCGGCGTAGTGGAAGGCAACACTCTGCGCGAAGTGCAGGGCGCGCACAGCGTACGCGAGTTGGCGCTGGCCGCCATCAAGGCCGGCACCGGCCTTGCGCAACAGGTGCAGGGCCTGGGCCTGGGCGACAGCCATGACTACGCCGCGCTGCTGGCCGAGCTGAAAATCCTGCCGCCACTGGACCACCCGGACCCAGCCCATATGCTGATCAGCGGCACTGGCCTGACCCATCTGGGCAGCGCTTCGGCCCGCGACAAGATGCACCAGCAGGCCGGCGACGACAGCGCCATGACCGACACCATGCGTATCTTCAAGTGGGGCGTAGAGGGCGGCAAGCCCGCGGCCGGCCAGGCAGGCGTGCAGCCGGAGTGGTTCTACAAGGGCGACGGCAGCATTGTCGTACGCCCGGGCGCCGCCTTCCCGGTGCCACCGTTTGCCGAAGACGCTGGCGAAGAGCCGGAGATCGGCGGCCTCTATGTGATCGGCCACGACCGCAAACCCTATCGCCTGGGTTTTGCGGTGGGTAATGAGTTCTCCGACCATGTGATGGAACGCAAGAACTACCTGTACCTGGCCCATTCCAAGCTGCGCAGTTGCAGCTATGGCCCGGAACTGCGCGTGGGCGAGCTGCCCCAGCACCTGGCCGGCAGCAGCCGCATCCTGCGCAACGGCGAAGAAATCTGGCGGAACGAATTCCTCAGTGGCGAGGCCAATATGTGCCACAGCCTGGAAAACCTTGAGTATCACCACTTCAAATACAGCCAGTTCCTCAAGCCGGGGGATGTGCACATTCACTTCTTCGGCACCGCTACGCTGTCATTTGCCGACGGTATACGTACCCAGCCGGGCGACGTGTTCGAGATCAGCCAGGCCGAATTCGGCGCGCCGTTGATCAACGGTATCGGCAGCAGCGATGCGGCATTTGAACCCGGCCAAGTCACCCCCCTTTAA
- the araG gene encoding L-arabinose ABC transporter ATP-binding protein AraG, with product MTAAALRFDAIGKTFPGVKALDGISFTAHPGQVHALMGENGAGKSTLLKILGGAYIPSSGSVQIGAQVMAFKNAADSIASGVAVIHQELHLVPEMSVAENLFLGHLPTRLGVVNRGLLRQQALACLKGLADEIDPDEKLGRLSLGQRQLVEIAKALSRGANVIAFDEPTSSLSAREIDRLMAIIARLRDEGKVVLYVSHRMEEVFRICDAVTVFKDGRYVRTFEDMSSLTHDQLVTCMVGRDIQDIYDYRPREQGEVALKVDGLLGPGLREPISFQVRKGEILGLFGLVGAGRTELFRLLSGLERASAGSLELCGQALQLRSPRDAIAAGVLLCPEDRKKEGIIPLASVAENINISARAAHSTFGWLLRDGWEKGNADRQIQAMRVKTPNAAQKILYLSGGNQQKAILGRWLSMPMKVLLLDEPTRGIDIGAKSEIYQIIHNLAASGIAVIVVSSDLMEVMGISDRILVLCEGALRGEQRREHATESNLLQLALPRGVAN from the coding sequence ATGACCGCTGCGGCCCTGCGTTTCGACGCGATCGGCAAAACCTTTCCCGGGGTCAAGGCGTTGGACGGCATCAGCTTCACCGCCCACCCGGGGCAGGTGCACGCCCTGATGGGCGAGAACGGTGCGGGCAAGTCGACGCTGCTGAAAATCCTCGGTGGCGCCTACATCCCCAGCAGCGGCAGCGTGCAGATCGGCGCGCAGGTCATGGCGTTTAAAAACGCTGCCGACAGCATCGCCAGCGGCGTCGCGGTGATCCACCAGGAACTGCACCTGGTGCCGGAAATGAGCGTCGCCGAGAACCTGTTCCTCGGGCACTTGCCGACGCGCCTGGGCGTGGTCAATCGCGGCCTGCTGCGCCAGCAGGCGCTGGCGTGCCTCAAGGGCCTGGCCGATGAGATCGACCCCGACGAGAAACTCGGGCGCCTGTCCCTGGGCCAGCGCCAACTGGTGGAAATCGCCAAGGCGCTGTCCCGTGGCGCCAACGTGATCGCCTTCGATGAACCCACCAGCAGCTTGTCGGCGCGGGAAATCGACCGGCTGATGGCGATCATTGCGCGCCTGCGTGACGAGGGCAAAGTGGTGCTCTACGTGTCGCACCGCATGGAAGAGGTGTTCCGTATCTGCGATGCGGTGACGGTGTTCAAGGACGGTCGCTATGTGCGCACCTTCGAAGACATGAGCAGCCTGACCCACGACCAGTTGGTGACCTGCATGGTCGGCCGCGATATCCAGGACATCTACGACTACCGCCCGCGGGAGCAGGGCGAGGTGGCGCTCAAGGTCGACGGCCTGCTCGGCCCGGGGCTGCGTGAGCCGATCAGTTTCCAGGTGCGCAAGGGCGAGATCCTCGGCCTGTTCGGGCTGGTGGGCGCGGGGCGCACCGAGCTGTTTCGTTTGCTCAGCGGCCTGGAGCGCGCCAGCGCCGGCAGCCTGGAGCTGTGCGGGCAAGCGCTGCAGTTGCGCTCACCGCGCGACGCCATCGCCGCCGGCGTGTTGCTGTGCCCGGAGGACCGCAAAAAGGAAGGCATCATCCCGCTGGCCAGCGTCGCCGAAAACATCAACATCAGTGCCCGCGCGGCGCATTCCACCTTTGGCTGGCTGTTGCGCGACGGCTGGGAGAAGGGCAACGCCGACCGGCAGATCCAGGCGATGCGGGTCAAAACCCCAAACGCCGCGCAGAAGATCCTGTACCTCTCCGGCGGCAACCAGCAGAAGGCCATTCTGGGCCGCTGGCTGTCGATGCCGATGAAAGTGCTGCTGCTGGACGAGCCCACCCGTGGCATCGATATCGGCGCCAAGTCAGAGATCTACCAGATCATCCATAACCTGGCGGCCAGCGGCATTGCGGTGATCGTGGTGTCCAGCGACCTGATGGAAGTGATGGGTATTTCCGACCGCATTCTGGTGCTGTGCGAAGGTGCCCTGCGTGGCGAACAACGGCGTGAACACGCCACTGAATCCAACCTGCTGCAACTGGCCTTGCCACGCGGCGTGGCGAACTGA
- a CDS encoding substrate-binding domain-containing protein → MKKTLRVLAAAVALSSLSSIVSAEEVKIGFLVKQAEEPWFQTEWAFAEKAGKEHGFTVIKIAVPDGEKTLSAIDSLAANGAKGFVICPPDVSLGPAIVAKAKVNGLKVMAVDDRFVDAKGNFMEDVPYLGMAAFEVGQKQGAAMAAEAKKRGWDWKDTYAVINTFNELDTGKKRTDGSIKSLEEAGIPKDHILTAALKTLDVPGSMDATNSALVKLPGGAKNLIIGGMNDNTVLGGVRATESAGFKAANVIGIGINGTDAIGELKKADSGFFGSMLPSPHIEGYNTALMMYEWVTKGTEPPKYTAMDEVTLITRENFKEELTKIGLWK, encoded by the coding sequence ATGAAAAAGACTCTACGCGTTCTGGCTGCCGCTGTTGCTTTAAGCAGCCTCAGCAGCATCGTATCGGCTGAAGAAGTCAAGATCGGTTTTTTGGTCAAGCAGGCCGAGGAGCCCTGGTTCCAGACGGAATGGGCCTTCGCCGAAAAAGCCGGCAAGGAACACGGCTTCACCGTGATCAAGATCGCCGTGCCCGACGGCGAGAAAACCCTCTCGGCCATCGACAGCCTGGCCGCCAACGGCGCCAAGGGCTTTGTGATCTGCCCGCCGGACGTGTCCCTGGGCCCGGCCATCGTCGCCAAGGCCAAGGTCAATGGCCTGAAAGTGATGGCCGTGGATGACCGCTTTGTCGATGCCAAGGGCAACTTCATGGAGGACGTGCCGTACCTGGGCATGGCCGCCTTCGAAGTGGGCCAGAAGCAGGGCGCCGCCATGGCCGCCGAGGCGAAGAAACGCGGTTGGGACTGGAAGGACACTTACGCGGTGATCAACACCTTCAACGAGCTCGATACCGGTAAAAAGCGCACTGACGGCTCGATCAAATCCCTGGAAGAAGCCGGCATCCCCAAGGATCACATCCTCACCGCTGCCCTCAAGACTCTTGACGTGCCTGGCAGCATGGACGCCACCAACTCGGCCCTGGTCAAGCTGCCCGGCGGCGCTAAAAACCTGATCATCGGCGGCATGAACGACAACACCGTGCTCGGCGGCGTGCGCGCCACTGAAAGCGCCGGCTTCAAGGCCGCCAACGTGATCGGCATCGGCATCAATGGCACCGACGCCATCGGCGAATTGAAGAAAGCCGACAGTGGTTTCTTCGGCTCCATGCTGCCGAGCCCGCATATCGAAGGCTATAACACCGCGCTGATGATGTACGAGTGGGTCACCAAAGGCACTGAACCACCGAAGTACACCGCCATGGACGAAGTCACCCTGATCACCCGCGAGAACTTCAAGGAAGAACTGACCAAGATCGGGCTGTGGAAATGA
- a CDS encoding IlvD/Edd family dehydratase, with protein MPDKKPGLRSAQWFGTADKNGFMYRSWMKNQGIADHQFHGKPIIGICNTWSELTPCNAHFRQIAEHVKRGVIEAGGFPVEFPVFSNGESNLRPTAMLTRNLASMDVEEAIRGNPIDGVVLLTGCDKTTPALLMGAASCDVPAIVVTGGPMLNGKHKGQDIGSGTVVWQLSEQVKAGTITLDDFLAAEGGMSRSAGTCNTMGTASTMACMAEALGTSLPHNAAIPAVDARRYVLAHMSGMRAVEMVREDLKLSKILTKEAFENAIRVNAAIGGSTNAVIHLKAIAGRIGVELDLDDWTRIGRGMPTIVDLQPSGRFLMEEFYYAGGLPAVLRRLGEANLIPHPDALTVNGKSLGENTKDSPIYGQDEVIRTLDNPIRADGGICVLRGNLAPLGAVLKPSAASPELMQHRGRAVVFENFDMYKARINDPDLDVDANSILVMKNCGPKGYPGMAEVGNMGLPAKLLAQGVTDMVRISDARMSGTAYGTVVLHVAPEAAAGGPLATVQEGDWIELDCASGRLHLDIPDAELAARMADLKPAQNLIVGGYRQLYIDHVLQADQGCDFDFLVGCRGAEVPRHSH; from the coding sequence ATGCCTGACAAAAAGCCCGGCCTACGCTCCGCCCAGTGGTTTGGTACCGCCGACAAGAACGGCTTCATGTACCGCAGCTGGATGAAGAACCAGGGCATTGCCGACCACCAGTTTCATGGCAAGCCGATCATCGGCATCTGCAATACCTGGTCGGAGCTGACCCCGTGCAACGCGCACTTCCGCCAGATCGCCGAGCACGTCAAGCGCGGCGTGATCGAGGCCGGTGGCTTCCCGGTGGAATTCCCGGTGTTTTCCAACGGTGAATCCAACCTGCGCCCTACCGCCATGCTCACCCGCAACCTGGCGAGCATGGATGTGGAGGAAGCCATTCGCGGCAACCCCATCGATGGCGTGGTGCTGCTGACCGGTTGCGACAAGACCACCCCGGCGCTGCTGATGGGCGCGGCCAGTTGCGATGTGCCGGCCATCGTGGTCACCGGCGGGCCGATGCTCAATGGCAAGCACAAAGGCCAGGACATCGGTTCGGGCACCGTGGTGTGGCAGCTCAGCGAACAGGTCAAGGCCGGCACCATCACCCTGGATGACTTCCTCGCGGCCGAAGGCGGCATGTCACGCTCGGCGGGCACCTGCAACACCATGGGCACGGCGTCGACCATGGCCTGCATGGCCGAGGCACTGGGCACGTCCCTGCCCCACAACGCGGCGATCCCGGCGGTGGATGCACGGCGTTATGTGCTGGCGCATATGTCGGGCATGCGTGCGGTGGAGATGGTGCGCGAAGACTTGAAGCTGTCGAAGATCCTGACCAAGGAAGCGTTTGAAAACGCGATCCGGGTAAACGCGGCCATCGGCGGTTCGACCAACGCGGTGATCCACTTGAAAGCCATTGCCGGGCGCATCGGGGTTGAACTCGACCTGGATGACTGGACCCGCATTGGCCGCGGCATGCCGACCATCGTCGACCTGCAACCGTCCGGGCGCTTCCTGATGGAAGAGTTCTACTATGCAGGTGGCTTGCCCGCGGTGCTACGGCGCCTCGGTGAAGCCAACCTGATCCCCCATCCCGATGCCTTGACCGTCAACGGCAAGTCCCTGGGCGAGAACACCAAGGATTCGCCGATCTACGGCCAGGATGAAGTGATCCGCACCCTCGACAACCCGATCCGCGCCGACGGTGGCATCTGCGTGTTGCGCGGCAACCTGGCGCCCCTGGGTGCGGTGCTCAAACCATCGGCGGCCAGTCCCGAGCTGATGCAGCATCGCGGCCGTGCGGTGGTGTTCGAGAACTTCGACATGTACAAGGCGCGCATCAACGACCCGGACCTGGACGTGGACGCCAACTCGATCCTGGTCATGAAGAACTGCGGCCCCAAGGGTTACCCGGGCATGGCCGAAGTCGGCAACATGGGCTTGCCGGCCAAGCTGCTGGCCCAGGGTGTGACCGACATGGTGCGTATTTCCGATGCACGCATGAGCGGCACCGCCTACGGCACCGTGGTCTTGCATGTGGCACCGGAAGCCGCTGCCGGCGGGCCGTTGGCCACGGTGCAGGAAGGCGACTGGATCGAGCTCGATTGTGCCAGTGGCCGCCTGCACCTGGACATCCCCGACGCCGAGCTGGCGGCACGCATGGCCGACCTCAAGCCGGCGCAGAACCTGATCGTCGGCGGCTACCGCCAGTTGTACATCGACCATGTACTGCAGGCCGACCAGGGCTGTGATTTCGACTTCCTGGTGGGTTGCCGTGGCGCCGAAGTCCCACGGCATTCCCACTAA
- a CDS encoding SMP-30/gluconolactonase/LRE family protein, with translation MSVNAVTPHRARLGEGPFWDRPTQALYWVDIAACQALRLMGGELQVWQLPEHVSAFIPCESGDALVTLSSGVYRLDLTTEALTLLCVADPQPGNRGNEARCDAQGRLWLGTMQNNIGEQGEDLPITRRSGGLFRIDADATVTPLLSGLGIPNTLLWSEDGGHVHFGDSMDGTLYRHSIQPDGQLDPAHPWFGPHERGGPDGSAMDAEGYIWNARWDGSCLLRLTPLGEVDRIIELPVSRPTSCVFGGPDLTTLYITSAASPLGHPLDGALLAIEVDVPGKPCHRFAG, from the coding sequence ATGTCAGTGAATGCAGTGACCCCACACCGTGCCCGGTTGGGCGAAGGGCCGTTCTGGGACAGACCGACCCAGGCCCTGTATTGGGTGGATATCGCCGCCTGCCAGGCCCTGCGCCTGATGGGCGGCGAGTTGCAGGTCTGGCAATTGCCCGAGCATGTCTCGGCATTCATCCCCTGTGAAAGCGGCGATGCGCTGGTGACCTTGAGCAGCGGCGTGTATCGCCTGGACCTGACCACCGAAGCGCTGACCCTGCTGTGCGTCGCCGACCCGCAACCCGGCAACCGTGGCAATGAAGCGCGCTGCGATGCCCAGGGCCGGCTGTGGCTGGGCACCATGCAGAACAACATCGGTGAGCAAGGCGAGGACTTGCCCATCACCCGGCGTTCCGGCGGGTTGTTCCGCATCGATGCCGATGCCACGGTCACGCCGCTGCTCAGCGGCCTGGGCATTCCCAACACACTGCTCTGGAGTGAAGACGGTGGTCACGTGCACTTCGGCGACAGCATGGACGGCACGCTGTACCGGCATTCAATCCAGCCTGACGGCCAACTCGACCCCGCGCACCCGTGGTTCGGGCCCCACGAGCGGGGCGGGCCGGACGGTTCGGCCATGGACGCCGAGGGCTACATCTGGAATGCCCGTTGGGACGGCAGTTGCCTGCTGCGCCTGACGCCCCTGGGTGAGGTGGATCGCATCATCGAACTGCCCGTCAGCCGTCCCACCAGTTGCGTGTTCGGTGGGCCTGACCTGACCACGTTGTATATCACCAGCGCCGCGAGCCCCTTGGGTCACCCTTTGGACGGTGCGCTGTTGGCCATTGAGGTCGATGTGCCTGGCAAACCTTGTCACCGCTTCGCCGGTTAA
- a CDS encoding MFS transporter, whose product MSQELRLIRRITLKLIPFLILLYLIAYVDRSAVGFAKLHMGADVGIGDAAYGLGAGLFFIGYFLFEIPSNLMLDRFGARRWFARIMITWGAITIGMAFVQGPHSFYVMRFLLGAAEAGFFPGVLYYITQWFPVRHRGKILGLFILSQPIAMMITGPVSGGLLGMDGILGLHGWQWLFIVIGTPAILLTWPVLRYLPDGPKQVSWMSEQEKTWLTGELEKDLQAYGQTRHGNPLHALKDKRVLLLALFYLPVTLSIYGLGLWLPTLIKQFGGSDLTTGFISAVPYIFGIIGLLIIPRSSDRLNDRYGHLAVLYVLGAIGLFCSAWLSVPVLQMAALCLAAFAMFSCTAVFWTLPGRFFAGASAAAGIALINSVGNLGGYIGPFVIGALKEYTGNLASGLYFLSGVMVFGLVLTLVVYRVLERKHVLPVDQFAASARGATRT is encoded by the coding sequence ATGAGCCAGGAATTGCGGCTTATTCGGCGCATCACGCTGAAACTGATTCCCTTCCTGATCCTGCTGTATCTGATCGCCTACGTGGACCGTTCCGCCGTAGGGTTCGCCAAGCTGCACATGGGCGCCGACGTCGGCATCGGTGACGCCGCCTATGGCCTCGGTGCCGGGCTGTTCTTCATTGGCTACTTCCTGTTCGAAATCCCCAGCAACCTGATGCTCGACCGCTTCGGCGCGCGGCGCTGGTTTGCGCGCATCATGATCACCTGGGGCGCCATCACCATCGGCATGGCCTTCGTGCAAGGTCCGCACAGCTTCTATGTGATGCGCTTTTTGCTCGGCGCGGCGGAGGCGGGGTTCTTTCCTGGCGTGCTGTACTACATCACCCAATGGTTCCCGGTACGCCATCGCGGCAAGATCCTCGGGCTGTTCATTCTCTCCCAGCCCATCGCGATGATGATCACCGGGCCCGTGTCCGGCGGCCTGCTCGGCATGGACGGCATCCTTGGCCTGCACGGCTGGCAGTGGCTGTTTATCGTGATCGGCACCCCGGCGATCCTGCTGACCTGGCCGGTGCTGCGCTACCTGCCGGACGGCCCGAAACAGGTCAGCTGGATGAGCGAGCAAGAAAAGACCTGGCTCACCGGCGAGCTGGAAAAAGACCTGCAAGCCTACGGCCAGACCCGCCATGGCAACCCCTTGCATGCCCTCAAGGACAAGCGCGTGTTGCTGCTGGCGCTGTTCTATCTGCCGGTGACACTGAGCATCTACGGCCTGGGCCTGTGGCTGCCGACCCTGATCAAGCAGTTCGGCGGCAGCGACCTCACCACCGGCTTCATCTCCGCCGTGCCGTATATCTTCGGCATCATCGGCCTGTTGATCATCCCGCGCAGTTCCGACCGTTTGAATGATCGCTATGGCCATCTCGCGGTGCTGTATGTGCTCGGCGCCATCGGCCTGTTCTGCAGCGCCTGGCTGAGTGTGCCGGTGCTGCAGATGGCTGCGTTGTGCCTGGCGGCGTTCGCCATGTTTTCCTGCACCGCGGTGTTCTGGACCTTGCCGGGGCGCTTCTTTGCCGGGGCCAGCGCGGCAGCCGGTATCGCCTTGATCAACTCGGTGGGCAACCTCGGCGGCTACATCGGTCCGTTCGTGATCGGTGCGCTCAAGGAATACACCGGTAACCTGGCCTCGGGCCTGTATTTCTTATCCGGCGTGATGGTGTTCGGGCTGGTCTTGACCCTCGTGGTCTACCGCGTACTGGAGCGCAAGCACGTGCTGCCGGTCGACCAATTCGCCGCCAGCGCCCGTGGCGCCACACGTACTTAA
- a CDS encoding aldehyde dehydrogenase (NADP(+)) translates to MTQFLGHNYIGGQRSANGNVKLQSVDATSGEALPQDFYQATPQEVDAAAKAAAAAYPAFRALSAARRAQFLDAIADELDALSDNFIDLVCRETALPAARIKGERGRTSGQMRLFATVLRRGDFYGARIDKALPDRQPLPRPDLRQYRIGLGPVAVFGASNFPLAFSTAGGDTAAALAAGCPVVFKAHSGHMATAEQVADAIIRAAEATEMPAGVFNMIFGGGVGEALVKHPAIQAVGFTGSLKGGRALCDMAAARPQPIPVFAEMSSINPVIVLPQALQARAESVARDLTASVVQGCGQFCTNPGLVIGIASPQFTAFTQQVAQLIGAQPAQTMLNAGTLGSYGKGLEKLLSHPGIQHLAGNAQSGNQAQPQLFKADVRLLIDGDEVLQEEVFGPTTVFVEVADQAQLSTALQGLHGQLTATIIGEPADLQQFAELTPLLEQKVGRILLNGYPTGVEVCDSMVHGGPYPATSDARGTSVGTLAIDRFLRPVCFQNYPDSLLPEALKNANPLRIQRLVDGTPSRDPL, encoded by the coding sequence ATGACCCAGTTCCTCGGCCACAACTACATCGGCGGCCAACGCAGCGCCAACGGCAACGTCAAGCTGCAAAGCGTCGATGCCACCAGCGGTGAAGCCTTGCCGCAGGATTTCTACCAGGCCACACCGCAAGAGGTCGATGCCGCCGCCAAGGCCGCCGCCGCTGCGTATCCGGCGTTCCGTGCGCTGAGTGCCGCGCGCCGTGCGCAGTTCCTGGACGCGATAGCCGACGAGCTGGATGCCCTGAGCGATAACTTCATCGATTTGGTCTGCCGCGAAACCGCGCTGCCCGCCGCCCGCATCAAAGGCGAGCGCGGGCGCACCAGCGGCCAGATGCGCCTGTTCGCCACGGTGCTGCGCCGTGGCGATTTCTACGGGGCGCGTATCGATAAAGCCTTGCCGGATCGCCAGCCGCTGCCACGCCCGGACCTGCGCCAATACCGTATCGGCCTGGGCCCGGTCGCCGTGTTTGGCGCGAGTAATTTCCCCCTGGCATTTTCCACGGCCGGTGGCGATACCGCCGCTGCGTTGGCCGCAGGCTGCCCAGTGGTGTTCAAGGCCCACAGCGGGCACATGGCGACGGCCGAGCAGGTGGCCGATGCGATCATTCGCGCAGCCGAGGCCACCGAGATGCCGGCGGGGGTATTCAACATGATCTTCGGCGGCGGCGTCGGCGAAGCCCTGGTCAAGCATCCGGCGATCCAGGCCGTGGGTTTCACCGGCTCGCTCAAGGGTGGCCGTGCCCTGTGCGATATGGCCGCGGCACGCCCGCAACCGATCCCGGTGTTCGCCGAGATGTCGAGCATCAACCCGGTGATCGTGCTGCCTCAGGCCCTGCAGGCTCGTGCCGAAAGCGTGGCCCGCGACCTGACCGCCTCGGTGGTGCAGGGCTGCGGCCAGTTCTGCACCAACCCCGGCCTGGTCATCGGTATCGCTTCGCCACAATTCACGGCGTTCACTCAACAGGTCGCGCAATTGATCGGCGCGCAACCGGCGCAGACCATGCTCAACGCCGGCACCTTGGGCAGCTATGGCAAGGGCCTGGAAAAACTCCTGTCCCACCCCGGCATCCAGCACCTGGCGGGTAACGCGCAATCGGGCAACCAGGCTCAACCGCAGCTGTTCAAGGCGGACGTACGGCTGTTGATCGACGGCGACGAAGTGCTGCAGGAAGAAGTGTTCGGCCCCACCACGGTGTTCGTCGAAGTTGCCGACCAGGCCCAGCTCAGCACCGCTTTGCAGGGGCTGCACGGGCAATTGACCGCCACCATCATTGGCGAACCGGCTGACCTGCAACAGTTCGCCGAACTCACGCCGCTGCTGGAGCAGAAAGTCGGACGCATCCTGCTCAACGGTTATCCCACTGGCGTCGAAGTCTGCGATTCGATGGTGCACGGCGGGCCGTATCCGGCAACGTCCGACGCCCGCGGCACGTCGGTGGGCACCCTGGCCATCGACCGCTTCCTGCGCCCGGTGTGCTTCCAGAATTACCCTGATAGCCTGCTGCCCGAGGCGTTGAAAAACGCCAACCCGTTGCGTATCCAGCGGCTGGTGGATGGCACGCCATCCCGCGATCCGCTGTAA